The Aquila chrysaetos chrysaetos chromosome 25, bAquChr1.4, whole genome shotgun sequence genome includes the window GTGGAGGATGCTCTGCTCTTCCCGGCTGTCTtttggcagcaggcagggcgTTTTCCAGCCGGGAAAGCCCGCTGGTGCCTGACCCCCTTTTCCCTGCGGTACCCTCagctgcagagcctgctggACACCAAAAGCGTGTACATCCTGGACTGCTGGTCCGACGTCTTCATCTGGATCGGGAGGAAGTCGCCGCGGCTGGTGCGGGCGGCAGCGCTGAAGCTGAGCCAGGAGCTGTGCGGCATGCTGCACCGGCCCAAGCACGCCATGGTCTCCAGGAACCTGGAGGGCACCGAGTGCCAGGTAGGGCAGCCCACGTGCCCGCGAACGGGCACAGACCCCCGGGCAGCAGTACCGGGGAGGGAGATGGGGGCACAGACCCCTCGGATGGGATGCTGGGTGCCAGAGAGGATGCTGCGGCCCAGGATGAGTTACCTGCTCCCCAATTTAGGTGTTCAAGTCTAAGTTCAAGAACTGGGATGACGTCCTGCGCGTAGATTACACCCGCAACGCCGAGACGGTGCTGCAGGAGGGCGGCCTCGCCGGCAAGGTCCGCAAGGATGCCGAGAAGAAGGACCAGATGAAGGCCGACCTCACGGCGCTCTTCCTACCCCGCCAGCCGCCCATGCCCCTGAGCGAGGTAGGACTGGGGACCATCCTGTGCGTCCCCGTGTGGTGTTGGGTCGGGTGCTGATGGAGGGGCTGGGTGGCCGCTGGCTGACAGAGCACACGGGGCCGCAGGCGGAGCAGCTGATGGAGGAGTGGAACGAGGACCTGGACGGCATGGAGGGCTTCGTGCTGGAGGGCAAGAAATTCGCTCGCCTGCCCGAGGAGGAGTTTGGTCACTTCCACACCCACGACTGCTACGTCTTCCTCTGCAGGTGACACCTGGCTCGTCCCCTCTCCGGGGCTGCTGGACCCCCTTGTcccccccatctccctgccCAGACCCCCAACCTGCCCCATCCCTGACATCACCCCCTGTTCCTGCCCTCAGGTACTGGGTGCCAGTGGAGtatgaggaggaagaggagaagaagaagaagggtGAAGgcaaaggggaggaggagggtgaggaagaggaggaggagaagcagcctgAGGAAGACTTCCAGTGCATTGTCTACTTCTGGCAGGGCCGGGAGGCCTCCAACATGGGCTGGCTTACCTTCACCTTCAGTCTCCAGAAGAAGTTCGAGAGTCTCTTCCCTGGCAAACTGGAGGTGACCCTGCTGCATGCTCCTGGGGGGTGACACAGGGGTCCCCCAGCTTTGCCTCACTTCTCTCCCATCCCATTTCTGCCCCCCAGGCTAAGGGCAGGGGATATCAGCAGAGatgggggctggcaggggggtGCAGCTGGGGCTTGGGAttgtgttttggggaaggggggggtggCCCATGGCCCTACTGACACCCACCTCTGGCCAGGTCGTGCGCATgacccagcagcaggagaaccCCAAGTTCCTCTCGCACTTCAAGAGGAGGTTTGTCATCCACCGGGGCAAGCGGAAGGACAGGGccagcccaccccagcccagcctctaCCACATCCGCACCAACGGCGGGGCCCTCTGCACCAGGTCAGTCCTCCTGGGGGCTGCTCCGAGCCAgggagcacccatgggtgctgggctCCTGGCGGGGTACGTGCCAGTGGGCACAACTGCCCGATCTTTTGCTGACTGTGCCTCGTGGGCTTCTTTTCTAGGTGCATCCAGATCAACACAGACGCTGGTCTGCTCAACTCGGAGTTCTGCTTCATCCTCAAGGTATTGCTCATGCCTGAGCACCCTCAGGGATGCTCGGCCACTTGCCCTCCTCCCCGCTTGGGCAGCCCTGACTCTCTGCGCTCCCCCAGGTGCCCTTTGAGAGCACAGACAACCAGGGCATCGTCTACACCTGGGTGGGCCGGGCGGCCGACCCTGACGAGGCCAAGCTGGCCGAGGACATCATGAACCACATGTTTGACGACTCCTACAGCAAGCAGGTGAGCGGGTGGGAGCACAGGGGGTCTTGATGCCCCCTTACCTGGGTGGCAGTGACCACCAGGGTAGGGGACAGCTGTGCtcagccctgtccctgccctcgCAGGTGATCAACGAGGGAGAGGAGCCCGAAAACTTCTTCTGGGTAGGCATCGGGAGCCAGAAACCCTACGATGAAGACGCCGACTATATGAAGCACTCCCGGCTCTTCAGGTGGGTCCTGGTCCAGGAGGGGCTGCTCCAGTCTGTGCTGGTCCCCTTCCTCCCGTAGTGCCCGGGCCATACTGGCCTTCACCAGGGGCTCGGTCCTCCCAAGCTAGCCAGGGCACGGCTCCCCATGACAGGCAAAGCCCCTCTCCCAACTCTGTCCATCCCTGGGCATCAATTGGCAGGAAACAGCTGCTCCATCACATCCCTTCCTTCTGCACAAGCTGCGTCCTAACAAACTCTTTGATGCAGTCCCCTTCCGACTCTCCCCGCAGGTGCTCCAACGAGAAGGGCTATTTCTCCGTGTCAGAGAAGTGCTCCGATTTTTGCCAGGACGACTTGGCTGATGACGACATCATGCTGCTGGACAACGGGCGGGAGGTGAGCCAGGGCCGTGAGGTTTCCCCGTGTCCGGGTCCAGGGGTAGCGCGGCAGGGGCCGGATCTGCCAGTGGGTCCATCGGCTGAGCCCGGCTGCACGTCCTTCCCACAGGTCTACATGTGGGTGGGCACCCAGACCAGCCAGGTGGAGATCAAGCTGAGCCTCAAGGCATGCCAGGTAGGGCCTCCCTCCTGCTTGCTGCTTGGGGAGGTGGGCAAGGATTTGGGGCTTCATCTCCCCTTGGGGCCCTGATCCTGCCCCGTGCGTGGTGCTGCAGagctcccagcagcccccccaggctggggagcaCCACCCCCCAAAGGTGGGCGAGGGTTGGGGACCCCCACGGCTCTGCTCTACCCCAGGTCTACATCCAGCACATGCGCTCCAAGGACCCCACGCGTCCCCGCAAGCTCCGGCTGGTGCGGAAAGGCAACGAGCCCTGGCCCTTCACCCGCTGCTTCCATGCCTGGAGCGTCTTCCGCAAGCCGCCCGCCTAAGGGCTGGGGGCACCCAGCGCTCCGGCCATGGCCTCCACGGCAGGGCCGGACCCCCCCCGGCACCCTGCGCTGCCGCACACGCCTGCTCCCAGCCGAGCTCGACTTGGAGCCGCTTCTCTCCGAGCTGGGGCCAGCGGGGAGCTCTGGGGCTGACCCTCTGtccccccttctcccagcaCGGGGCCAAGCTcagccccttcccttcctggggggggggggcatacGGGGCAGCATGGGGCCCTGTTACACCCTGcttggggatgctgctgccccaAACCAGTGCCGAGCTCCCTCTGCAACTGGGGGACAGGAGAGTTTCCCAGTTTGTGTGGGAGGATGCTTTGCTAAAGAGCACTGGGGGTAGGGGGAGCGAGGAGCTCTCAGCCCTGGGCCTTACAGCCAGCCCCGCTGTCTTGGGGGATGGacgcccgggggggggggggtaaccCACTGGTATCATATCAATAAAGGCTGCACTTCTTACCCCGAGGCCGTGCCAGGCTCTGACTGCGCCCGTCTTGCTCCCAAGCAGGGTTCCCCCCCCTCGCCCCGATCCTGCTCCTCCATGGCTCAGGGGGCCCCGGCCCCCACTTAACTCCAAGCCCACCGCCAAGGCTCCCTAAACACCTCCAGCCCGGCCAGTTGatattaaatgctttattttcaatattaaaaaccagtatttttaataactaaacAATGCTAAATTcatcttaccaaaaaaaaaaaaaaaggatgaggtggggggggtggtttcTACCAGGGACACTACAGCCCCGGCCTCGGCAGGCAGCGACAGAGCCCAGGGCAGCGCTGCCTCgcctggaccccccccccagccacacACGTACCGCAAGAGAGCCCGgagtgtgggggggggtgtctgaaACCACCCCAGATCCCCAAAATGAGAGGGGCAGGTGCCAGGCTGAGCCCTGACAGAGGGACAGAGCCACCGCAGCCCCCTGCGAGGACGAGGACGGGCTGGGGAGCCCGGCAGGGATTTGGCACAGTgagaccccccctccccggatggggcaggaggggaactGGGGCAGCCCGTGCCCCATCTGcccccagcaccagcacagACCGGGGCCGGGGAGCCGATatccgtcccgtccccccccgcaGCACGATCCCATCCCAAACCCACCCGTGGCAGGAATTAGTGTTCAGAAAGGAGCAGCAGGCATAGAGCCCAACCTGGAGAATAGCCCTTGGAGAAGCCactaagagaaaaagaaggccacctgtgaccccccccccctcccgtgCCCACCCCTGGGCTGCTCAAGCCCTCCGGTGCCCACCTGGGAGCCAGGGGGGCCACGCTgggctcccccccgccccaagaaGGGGACAGTCCCTGTGCGGCAGCCGGAGCCTCCCGGCAGGCAGGGGATGGGGCTGTAAACTGCAGGGAGCCGGGCATGTAAACACAGaccagggtttggggggggggggccatgCCCAGGGGCTCCCAGCCCCCCCAACTCCCCGAGGGACCAAAACCAGGGGATGAGGGGGGGGGTCCACaagccccagccctccccccTGGAGCCgaggaagcagcagcatcccccggGAAGGGGGTTCTGGAGCAGGGGATAGTGACACTCAACCGtgtataaaaaggaaaattatcttCCCCGGGAAGAGTTTGTGCACCACGGCCCCCGGCTCGGGGCCGgtggggaggagcggggggggtccggggccggcagccgggcagggaggtgtggggggaagcGTGCCGGAGCCGGGGCGCGCCGGCGGCCAGCACGGATGTTAGAGAAGAGGCGAGTCTACGTTATGTGGGGAGGGGGCGCGGGGTGGGGGTCCAGTCGAGTCGCGCGTCCCGGGAATCCGAGCACTGAGATGGGCTGGAGAGGCCGGCGGTGCCTGCGGGTGACGCAGACCCTGAGAaggggacctgggggggggggcggccagGACacgctgcccgcccccccccccccccaagccccaggGACCCCAGCCCCGTCCTCCCCATGATGGATGGGGATGCCGGGACGCTGCATTGGGGTCCCAGCTCCGAACCCCATGGCACCCCAGGGGTTGCGGCCGGAGCCACGTTCCCACCGCGCCAcgtgcccacccccccccccccccccccgtgcccacCCTGGGGACCACCGGCCCCTCGCACACCTCACTTGATGAGGATCCCCGCGGGCCGGGCTTCGTCCTCGCTGGCGTTCCTCAGGTTCCTCTCCGCTTCCTCCGAGGacctggggcagagcagggtgagaggcagccggggcggggggggggggccaccgTCGCGGCCCCTcggtgctggcagcagtggcCGTGGGCGCCGGTTACGCCAttttccgccccccccccccctccactcACGCCAGAAAATCCTTCACTTCCTCCACGGTGATGTCGCCGGTGGTGTCCAGCGGGTTCTCCATGCTGCTGTTGGGGGAGTCGATGGGGCCGGGCGAGAAGGCGGCCGGGTGTTCCTCGGGGGACCCTGGGGAGCCATGGGGacgggagggctgggggggggggggggggggcagccgggaCACGAGGCCACCCCCGGCGTAGGGCCCGCGGGGACGGACGGCGGGGACGGGGTGATCACTCACGGTCGCTGTCGGTGGGGGAGCGTCGGCCCTCGGGGCTGCGCGGGACGTGGGTGCCGTTCGCCTGCGGCAGCTTCGGCGTCGCCGTCGAGCTGTTGCTGGAAGGaaacggggtgggggggggggggagaagttACTGCCGGAGCCGGTGCCGTGGGGTGGGGGTACAGGGGTGCTGCTGTAGCAAAGCCACTGTGTCCCCGGCGCCCGTCCCACCTGAAGCAGGAGGTGTCCTGGAGCCGGGAGACTTCTAGCCGGCACAACGGCTCCGTCACGTTCCTGGCGCTCAGCGAGAAGCGCTCGAACTCGGACGGTGAAATTAGGTAGAAACCtagaggtggggggggggacaacaAAGAGCctcagggacacccccccccgccccacggggctgcagccagagacAACGTCCCATCTACGAGGGACGTCACCCCCAGCGCAGGACTGGTGCCCTCACCCTGGCCATGCTTGGTGAAGACGCAGGAGGCGATGCCGCTGATGTCCTCTTTGCGGATGCAGCCGTAGTGGACCTGGGGCCGCAGGCCGGGCACGGTGAAGATGTGGATGTCACCCAGGTTGGTGAGACAAGCCAGGCAGTTCTCCAGCCGCTCCTCGGAGCCGGCGCTGGCCAGGCTCACCAGGGCCACCTTTCGCACCCGGCAACCCTCGTGTGCCGTCAGCTTGAATTTGGTCTTGGCGCTCACTTTGGGCAGCGTGAAGACCTGGGGGGATGAGAGGAGCCGGGTACCAGGGAGGAACAGCAACCTGCGGAGTTTCGGGGGTCACCCGAGCAGCCTCCCACCATGGAAGCCCTTGGCAAAGGGCAGCACCTTCCCCTTGGAGCCACCGCCCCCGGGACAGGCATAGGAGTGCCCCAGGAATGTGGCCGGTCACCTCCAGCCCCCGTCCCTTCGCCTGGGGTGATGGGGACCCCCAGAGAGGACAGGGGACACGTTGTGGGTGGTGGGTCCCATCCCCGCCGCAGTAGGGACACCGAGCCCCACGCTCACCTTGAACTGCTCCTCGGAGGAGATGAGCATGGAGTGGCTGCCCTGCATGTCGGGGGCCTTGGCCAGGTCCCGCGAGACCTCGTAGGGCTCGGGCAGGGGGTTCCCTCGCCCGTCCAGCACCGCGATGGATACCACCGGCGCCCGGTGCATCAGCTGGatttccttccccagcaccgcCTCCACCGCCCGCTCTGAAAACTTCTCCTGCGACGGCACCTCCAGGGCATAGGCGAACACCGAGCCAGAGTTGGTCCCTGCCCACATCGTGGGGCCGTGGTGGGCGGCTGCGGGAATGGGAGCAGCGTCAGAGCCCCCTTCCCTACGGCGTGGCACGAGCCAGACCCAGGTCGGGGGCTTTTCCCAAGGAAGTGGTGGGGGGGGAATGTCTCACCGTCTCGGAGGAAGGTGTCGGCAAAGTAGAGGCAGCGCACCACCCCCGAGAGCGAGTCGTCAGCCGAGCGAGGCTCAATCCGCCGCTGCACGGGCGTCATCTCCACCTCGGGGGGTCCTGCTTGCTCCGCCAGCTGCGCGTTGGCTTCCTGCACCTGAGGAGGGGGACATGGGGGTCAGCCCCTGCCCGGTGGGGATGAGGAGCAGGTCGTGGCAGCCCCCCACTCCCTGCCCACCTTGCTGGAGGGGCTGCTGGCGTTGAGCCTCTTCTTGCCCGACACCCGGCTCTTGCGGATGCGACGGAAGGACTGCCGCAGGGACTTCTTGAGGGACTTCACCCGGGACAGGGGCCCCTCCATGGCCAGCGAGTCGTTGGGGTGCAGCGTACACCTGCGGGTACCGACGTCACTCAGCGCCCAGACCCCTGCCGCATcgctctggggggggggcgtccCTGGCATCAAAATCCACCCCCGCCCATACCTGGCCAGCACGGGGTTACGCCGGTAATAGTCGAAGAGTCCAAAGCCGTGGCTGGTGCCGAAGGCCACGAGGTTCCACTCGGAGTGGAGGGTGACGGCGGTGACGGCGGCGGGGGGCACGCACTGCACCAGCACGCTGGGCTGGAAGCCGGGGGCGAAGGGCAGAGGCCCGTTCCTGGGGGCCAACCGGTCGTGGCCCTTCCAGGTGAAGCCCTCGCGATCCTGCAGCAGGTCCACCGTGGCCACGCTGACCGCGTGCTCCGACTTCTCGTCGCTCAGCTCCATCACCAGCACCTGCGGGGGACAAGCGTTGATGGTGGGGGAACACGTGCCAGCCCCACACCAGGACAGCCACCCTGCTGCAAGCCGGGGGCAGAAGCCTTTCACGGACAGGCACGGGGGTctgaagccccccccccatcatgCCATGTCTCCCCAGGAGAGGAGCCGAGAGgtgcccggcagcccccccTCTGCCCTACCTGCCCTGCCGTGCCAGCCACCACCATCTTGGCCGTGTACTTGCAGAGAGCGATCTTCTGCACGCCCAGGCGTGGGTCGTCGCTGTAGGGATCAAAGCAGCCCACCTGCAGGCGAGGAGGGGGGTGCTGGGTGCCTTCATacagctgcagggcagccccccccgctccccggtgCACCCCCACGTCAGCCCACCAGCTGGCGGGTACCGGCTGCGGCGCACGGGCTGCTCCGGGCATCACGCCCGGGAAAAGTCTGTCCCCACGCGTCCCCCGGCTCTCCCCCCGCGCTGGGGCAGACCCACGAGACGGGACACACGGAACAAGAGTCTCTTGTGTCCCCACGGGGCGTCACACGGCAGCTGTGCCGAGCTGGGGGACACGTCCCCGGGGAACAACCGGGACGGCTCCGGCGGGTGCATCCTCCGTGCCCGCCTCTGGGTTTGCCCCTCCGGCGCCGACGGAGGcaggggggtgctggggggtccTCAGCGGCGTCCCCCCGCCCTGGTCCCGGGGACCTCACCTTGCGGAAAGGCGGCCACTCCTCCTCGCCCGCCTGGTTGAGGCTGTCGTTGTGCTCGCAGTCCGTCTGGAAGATGTTGGCGGTGCCCAGCTTGTAGAGGGGCTTCAGCGAGACCCCTGAGGCGTCCCAGAACCGCACCGTGCCATCCTCGTGCCtgagggggggggacagggaggccCTGTTAGCACGGAGCCCTGACATCTGCCCGGCTAACAAGAGCCGCCTGTGTGTTGGCAGCCACCGTGCCAGAAGGGGGGGGGACAAGGGGGGACAACGCAGCAGCGGGTGACACACTCCTGCCCGGCCATCAAGCTGAATGAGAAGGGGGC containing:
- the LLGL1 gene encoding lethal(2) giant larvae protein homolog 1 isoform X2, which encodes MMKFRFRRQGADLHRDRLRHDLFAFSKTVEHGFPSQPSALAYDPALRVMAIGTKAGAVKLYGAPGVELTGLHKETATVTQLHFLPGQGWLLSLLDDNTLHLWEVCQKEGCSHLEETRSFGLPGRPGCSPGITRVTVVLPTSACAVACLGTEGGAVYFLALPALVLLEDKTLFPDEILQSVPDDYRCGKALGPVESIQEHPRDGSRLLIGYSRGLVVLWEQSTRTVQHLFLGNQQLESLAWEQSGKSIVSSHSDGGYMVWAVSGAGQKTQQPVMSTIPYGPFPCKAISKILWRTCESGNPFIIFNGGMPRASYGDRHCVSVLQGQTLATLDFTSRVIDFFTVQSAEAAEGGFENPRALVVLVEEELVAIDLQTPGWPTIPAPYLAPLHSSAITCSCHVSNVPLKLWERIVSAGEQQSPRLSSAAWPIDGGKNLAQEPTQRGLLLTGHEDGTVRFWDASGVSLKPLYKLGTANIFQTDCEHNDSLNQAGEEEWPPFRKVGCFDPYSDDPRLGVQKIALCKYTAKMVVAGTAGQVLVMELSDEKSEHAVSVATVDLLQDREGFTWKGHDRLAPRNGPLPFAPGFQPSVLVQCVPPAAVTAVTLHSEWNLVAFGTSHGFGLFDYYRRNPVLARCTLHPNDSLAMEGPLSRVKSLKKSLRQSFRRIRKSRVSGKKRLNASSPSSKVQEANAQLAEQAGPPEVEMTPVQRRIEPRSADDSLSGVVRCLYFADTFLRDAAHHGPTMWAGTNSGSVFAYALEVPSQEKFSERAVEAVLGKEIQLMHRAPVVSIAVLDGRGNPLPEPYEVSRDLAKAPDMQGSHSMLISSEEQFKVFTLPKVSAKTKFKLTAHEGCRVRKVALVSLASAGSEERLENCLACLTNLGDIHIFTVPGLRPQVHYGCIRKEDISGIASCVFTKHGQGFYLISPSEFERFSLSARNVTEPLCRLEVSRLQDTSCFSNSSTATPKLPQANGTHVPRSPEGRRSPTDSDRSPEEHPAAFSPGPIDSPNSSMENPLDTTGDITVEEVKDFLASSEEAERNLRNASEDEARPAGILIK
- the LLGL1 gene encoding lethal(2) giant larvae protein homolog 1 isoform X1, producing MMKFRFRRQGADLHRDRLRHDLFAFSKTVEHGFPSQPSALAYDPALRVMAIGTKAGAVKLYGAPGVELTGLHKETATVTQLHFLPGQGWLLSLLDDNTLHLWEVCQKEGCSHLEETRSFGLPGRPGSDSANCSPGITRVTVVLPTSACAVACLGTEGGAVYFLALPALVLLEDKTLFPDEILQSVPDDYRCGKALGPVESIQEHPRDGSRLLIGYSRGLVVLWEQSTRTVQHLFLGNQQLESLAWEQSGKSIVSSHSDGGYMVWAVSGAGQKTQQPVMSTIPYGPFPCKAISKILWRTCESGNPFIIFNGGMPRASYGDRHCVSVLQGQTLATLDFTSRVIDFFTVQSAEAAEGGFENPRALVVLVEEELVAIDLQTPGWPTIPAPYLAPLHSSAITCSCHVSNVPLKLWERIVSAGEQQSPRLSSAAWPIDGGKNLAQEPTQRGLLLTGHEDGTVRFWDASGVSLKPLYKLGTANIFQTDCEHNDSLNQAGEEEWPPFRKVGCFDPYSDDPRLGVQKIALCKYTAKMVVAGTAGQVLVMELSDEKSEHAVSVATVDLLQDREGFTWKGHDRLAPRNGPLPFAPGFQPSVLVQCVPPAAVTAVTLHSEWNLVAFGTSHGFGLFDYYRRNPVLARCTLHPNDSLAMEGPLSRVKSLKKSLRQSFRRIRKSRVSGKKRLNASSPSSKVQEANAQLAEQAGPPEVEMTPVQRRIEPRSADDSLSGVVRCLYFADTFLRDAAHHGPTMWAGTNSGSVFAYALEVPSQEKFSERAVEAVLGKEIQLMHRAPVVSIAVLDGRGNPLPEPYEVSRDLAKAPDMQGSHSMLISSEEQFKVFTLPKVSAKTKFKLTAHEGCRVRKVALVSLASAGSEERLENCLACLTNLGDIHIFTVPGLRPQVHYGCIRKEDISGIASCVFTKHGQGFYLISPSEFERFSLSARNVTEPLCRLEVSRLQDTSCFSNSSTATPKLPQANGTHVPRSPEGRRSPTDSDRSPEEHPAAFSPGPIDSPNSSMENPLDTTGDITVEEVKDFLASSEEAERNLRNASEDEARPAGILIK